In the Chitinivorax sp. B genome, one interval contains:
- the trxB gene encoding thioredoxin-disulfide reductase, translating to MTAKHSSLLILGSGPAGYTAAVYAARANLKPVLVTGLAQGGQLMTTTDVDNWPADATGVQGPELMQRFQQHAERFGTEMIFDHIHTAKLNEKPIRLIGDSGEYTCDALIISTGASAQYLGLESEQAFMGKGVSGCATCDGFFYRNQKVCVVGGGNTAVEEALYLANIASHVTLVHRRDSFRAEKILVDHLMEKVAAGKITLELNHTLDEVLGDNTGVTGVRIKSTSDSATKDLELMGCFIAIGHKPNTDIFAGQLEMENGYIITKGGRNGNATATSIPGVFAAGDVQDHIYRQAVTSAASGCQAALDADKYLASLNK from the coding sequence ATGACTGCCAAACACTCCAGCTTACTGATCCTGGGTTCCGGCCCGGCTGGTTACACCGCCGCCGTCTACGCCGCGCGCGCCAACCTCAAGCCGGTTCTGGTCACCGGCTTGGCGCAAGGCGGTCAGCTCATGACCACGACCGATGTTGACAATTGGCCCGCCGATGCCACCGGCGTACAAGGCCCGGAGCTGATGCAGCGTTTTCAGCAACATGCCGAGCGTTTTGGCACCGAAATGATCTTTGACCACATCCATACCGCCAAGCTGAATGAAAAACCGATCCGACTGATTGGCGACAGTGGCGAATACACGTGCGATGCACTGATCATTTCCACTGGTGCGTCTGCCCAGTACCTGGGGCTGGAATCCGAACAAGCCTTCATGGGCAAGGGGGTATCCGGCTGCGCAACCTGCGATGGGTTCTTTTATCGCAACCAAAAGGTATGCGTGGTTGGTGGCGGCAATACCGCAGTTGAGGAAGCTTTGTATCTGGCCAATATTGCCAGCCATGTTACGCTGGTTCACCGTCGTGACAGCTTCCGCGCCGAGAAGATTTTGGTCGACCACCTGATGGAAAAAGTCGCCGCCGGCAAAATCACACTGGAACTGAATCACACGCTGGACGAAGTATTGGGTGACAATACCGGCGTGACTGGCGTCCGTATTAAATCCACCAGCGATAGCGCCACCAAGGATCTGGAACTGATGGGTTGCTTCATCGCCATTGGCCACAAGCCGAACACCGATATCTTCGCCGGTCAGCTGGAGATGGAAAATGGCTACATCATCACCAAGGGTGGCCGCAACGGTAATGCCACCGCAACCAGTATCCCAGGTGTCTTTGCTGCAGGTGACGTACAGGACCACATTTACCGCCAAGCAGTTACCAGCGCAGCATCAGGCTGCCAAGCTGCACTGGATGCGGATAAATATTTGGCTTCACTGAACAAATAA
- a CDS encoding Smr/MutS family protein, which translates to MDDDALSRLKALRKRLVQQSIPTVKPAPIPADELDKQVFNAAMKDVMPLRHQPRVALNPPKPWPVARQHELDEQQALVDSMSDWSEWEFGPETGNEPAYVRQGMRRDTLKKLRRGHWVVEAQIDLHGLTVDEARFEIAQFLYLCKRDNKRCVRIIHGKGLGSKNRESVLRAKVPGWLTQRDEVLAFCQARKVDGDSGALIVLLRGSN; encoded by the coding sequence ATGGACGACGACGCACTCTCCCGACTCAAGGCACTCCGCAAGCGCCTCGTGCAGCAATCCATCCCCACCGTCAAACCCGCGCCTATTCCCGCTGACGAGCTGGACAAGCAAGTATTCAATGCTGCCATGAAGGATGTCATGCCACTTCGCCATCAACCGCGCGTGGCATTAAATCCGCCCAAACCCTGGCCCGTTGCGCGACAACATGAGCTTGACGAACAGCAGGCACTGGTCGATTCCATGAGCGACTGGAGCGAGTGGGAGTTCGGACCGGAAACTGGCAACGAACCCGCCTATGTGCGACAAGGCATGCGGCGCGATACACTGAAGAAACTACGACGTGGGCACTGGGTAGTGGAAGCGCAAATTGATCTGCACGGCCTGACAGTGGATGAGGCTCGCTTTGAAATCGCCCAGTTTCTTTACCTATGCAAGCGTGACAACAAGCGTTGCGTGCGCATCATCCACGGCAAAGGGCTGGGATCCAAAAATCGGGAATCTGTACTGCGAGCCAAAGTACCAGGCTGGCTGACACAACGTGATGAAGTGCTGGCGTTTTGCCAAGCCCGTAAAGTGGATGGCGATTCTGGTGCATTAATCGTACTGTTGCGCGGCAGTAACTAA
- a CDS encoding phospholipid carrier-dependent glycosyltransferase: protein MSDFSSKRILAVLLLIFAVIWFGQLDYRKLVKPDEGRYAEISREMAVTNDWITPRLNGLKYFEKPPMQYWATAAAFKAFGEREWTARLWTALTGFLGVLLAVFAGWQLFGRRSGLIAGLVLGSSFYYLALGHISTLDMGVSLFLELALVGFMLAQRDQASPQNRRNWMYVVWLAMGGAMLSKGLIGPVIPGMALILYILMTRQWALLARMHWLAGFVLFAAVVVPWFVLVSHRNPEFLQFFFIHEHFQRFATDGARRDGAIWYFAPILLLGLTPWLGWLIGSTWQARLRVVSQVFQPKWLLLIWCAFIFVFFSISKSKLPAYILPMFPALALLIGDHLAKQTAESLKKHALILLVIWLTLSAVLMIVPSFLRYDSNETPRALIEQYAIWIQVGAWFATICFALAWWSAHRQRIDHTLMAIALGGVLASSLFLSGHNSLAPSNSSYHLVEQIKDKLQPNAPFFAVNTYDQTLPFYLKRTLTMVNYADELELGQTHEPDKAIRTEAEFQRIWQQLPVAYALMTPGHYEHYASSSLIPMRVLARDTRRVIITKP, encoded by the coding sequence GTGTCTGATTTCTCATCAAAGCGTATCCTGGCAGTGCTGCTATTGATTTTTGCCGTAATTTGGTTTGGCCAGCTGGATTACCGCAAATTGGTCAAGCCCGATGAAGGGCGATATGCCGAGATTTCACGAGAAATGGCGGTGACCAATGACTGGATTACCCCACGACTGAACGGCCTGAAGTATTTCGAAAAACCTCCTATGCAATACTGGGCGACTGCTGCCGCATTCAAAGCCTTTGGCGAGCGCGAATGGACTGCTCGATTGTGGACTGCATTGACAGGCTTTCTGGGGGTACTGCTGGCTGTATTTGCTGGCTGGCAGCTATTTGGCCGACGTAGCGGCCTGATTGCCGGACTGGTATTGGGCAGTAGCTTCTACTACTTGGCCTTGGGCCATATCAGCACACTTGACATGGGTGTATCCCTATTCCTGGAACTGGCACTGGTCGGCTTCATGCTGGCGCAACGTGATCAGGCCTCTCCACAAAATCGCCGTAACTGGATGTATGTCGTCTGGCTGGCCATGGGTGGTGCGATGCTATCCAAGGGGTTGATCGGACCCGTTATCCCAGGCATGGCACTGATCCTGTACATATTGATGACTCGACAGTGGGCATTACTAGCTCGAATGCATTGGCTGGCCGGGTTCGTATTATTTGCTGCTGTCGTTGTGCCTTGGTTTGTGTTGGTGTCACATCGCAATCCGGAATTCCTACAATTCTTCTTCATTCATGAACACTTTCAGCGCTTTGCAACAGATGGTGCGCGACGCGATGGCGCAATCTGGTATTTCGCTCCAATCCTGTTGTTGGGCCTCACTCCATGGCTTGGCTGGCTGATCGGCAGTACTTGGCAAGCACGCTTGCGTGTAGTAAGCCAGGTGTTTCAGCCCAAATGGCTGCTTTTGATTTGGTGTGCATTCATCTTCGTCTTTTTCAGTATTTCCAAATCAAAGCTCCCGGCTTACATCCTGCCAATGTTCCCAGCACTGGCCTTGTTGATTGGCGATCATTTGGCCAAACAGACTGCGGAATCACTGAAGAAACATGCGTTAATCCTGCTGGTGATCTGGTTGACACTGAGCGCGGTGCTGATGATCGTGCCAAGCTTTTTGCGTTATGACAGCAACGAAACCCCACGCGCACTGATCGAACAATATGCAATATGGATTCAAGTAGGCGCCTGGTTCGCCACTATTTGTTTTGCGCTGGCTTGGTGGTCCGCGCACCGGCAACGGATTGACCACACACTGATGGCAATTGCACTAGGTGGCGTACTGGCTAGCTCACTGTTTCTCAGCGGCCACAATAGCTTAGCCCCGTCCAATTCGTCATATCATCTGGTTGAGCAGATCAAGGACAAGCTGCAACCGAATGCACCCTTCTTCGCCGTCAACACCTATGACCAAACGTTACCGTTTTACCTGAAGCGGACGTTAACCATGGTGAACTATGCTGACGAACTGGAACTTGGCCAAACCCACGAGCCTGACAAAGCCATCCGGACGGAAGCTGAATTTCAACGAATCTGGCAACAATTACCCGTCGCTTATGCACTGATGACCCCAGGCCACTATGAGCACTATGCCAGCAGTAGCCTGATTCCCATGCGTGTATTAGCGCGCGATACTCGTCGAGTCATTATTACCAAACCATGA
- a CDS encoding SMR family transporter yields MKLTEFSLILTGVLLNAIAQLLLKAGANTIGHFEFQPSNILPIGWKLATNPYIFGGLSCYAISVVVWILALSRVEVSIAYPMLSIGYVVNALAAWWLFGEAVSAMRLVGIGVIIVGVCLVARS; encoded by the coding sequence ATGAAACTAACTGAATTTTCCCTGATTTTGACTGGTGTTTTGCTGAATGCCATTGCTCAGCTATTGCTGAAGGCTGGTGCCAACACAATTGGTCACTTTGAATTTCAACCGTCCAACATCCTGCCAATTGGCTGGAAACTGGCAACCAATCCTTATATATTCGGTGGCCTGTCCTGCTATGCCATCAGTGTAGTGGTATGGATTTTGGCCCTGTCTCGAGTCGAAGTCAGCATTGCTTACCCGATGCTGTCAATCGGCTATGTGGTCAATGCGCTGGCAGCCTGGTGGTTGTTTGGCGAAGCCGTCTCGGCGATGCGCCTGGTGGGCATCGGTGTCATTATTGTTGGCGTTTGCCTTGTAGCGAGAAGCTAA